In Tachypleus tridentatus isolate NWPU-2018 chromosome 7, ASM421037v1, whole genome shotgun sequence, a genomic segment contains:
- the LOC143257816 gene encoding protein FAM200C-like, which translates to MGRVQDTCATRREREVIITSQSTPPIRAINTFVCSMSKKRKWNDEYVKFGFTCTTEKDGTQRPQCILCSTLFSNANLKPSKLDEHFKNKHGGRDAGNDIVTLRVKRARFDQVGTLPTYGFSPTEKPLLRASYEVAYQIAKSKKPHTIGEELIKPCALEMAKIVLGKEAEKKLQQVSLSNDVIHNRIIDMSVDILEQVVADIKASPVKISLQVDESTDSLKTTAQAIDVLNKIQEFFSRNELHLDKIGSICTDGAPAMLGNRSGFAALMRKEVPNLKITHCFLHRHSLAAKTLPPDLKKIWIFVSRL; encoded by the exons ATGGGACGCGTACAGGACACGTGCGCAACACGGAGAGAGAGGGAGGTTATCATCACGTCTCAGTCCACACCACCCATCCGTGCCATCAACAC aTTTGTCTGCAGTATGTCGAAGAAACGAAAGTGGAATGACGAATATGTCAAGTTTGGTTTCACCTGTACTACAGAGAAGGATGGGACACAACGTCCACAGTGTATCCTGTGCAGCACACTCTTCTCCAATGCAAACTTGAAGCCATCAAAGCTTGATgaacatttcaagaacaaacatggTGGCAGGGATGCAGGAAATGACATTGTGACATTAAGGGTCAAAAGAGctaggtttgatcaggttggcacATTGCCGACTTATGGATTTTCGCCAACAGAGAAACCTTTACTGCGTGCTTCTTATGAAGTTGCATACCAGATtgctaaatcaaagaaaccccaTACAATTGGTGAGGAACTGATCAAGCCATGCGCCCTTGAAATGGCAAAGATCGTTCTCGGCAAGGAAGCTGAGAAGAAACTCCAACAAGTGTCTTTGTCAAATGATGTAATCCATAACCGGATCATCGACATGAGTGTTGACATCCTGGAACAAGTTGTAGCTGACATCAAGGCTAGTCCAGTTAAGATTAGCCTACaagtggatgaatcaacagat TCCTTAAAGACAACTGCACAAGCTATAGATGtgcttaacaaaatacaagaatttttctcaAGAAACGAACTTCACCTTGACAAAATTGGTTCAATATGTACAGATGGTGCACCAGCAATGCTGGGCAATCGTTCTGGGTTTGCTGCACTAATGAGGAAAGAAGTTCCTAATCTGAAAATCACTCACTGCTTTCTTCATCGTCACTCTCTTGCAGCAAAGACATTGCCCCCAGATCTCAAGAAAATCTGGATATTTGTGTCAAGGTTGTAA